The following are encoded together in the Salvelinus alpinus chromosome 29, SLU_Salpinus.1, whole genome shotgun sequence genome:
- the LOC139558685 gene encoding proteasome subunit beta type-7-like, whose product MLNNSRPCQPQSAGFSFENTRRNAVLEGNLSELGYSSPKARKTGTTIAGIVFKDGVILGADTRATDDMVVADKNCMKIHYIAPNIYCCGAGVAADAEVTTQMMSSNMELHSLSTGRPPLVVTVTRQLKQMLFRYQGHIGSSLIVGGVDVTGAHLYSVYPHGSYDKLPFLTMGSGAGAAISIFEDRYRPNMELDEAKKLVRDAIAAGIFCDLGSGSNVDLCVITQAGVQYLRGYDQPVQKGKKEGQYKYKPGTTAVLTKTVTPLPLDVVDESIQLMDTQ is encoded by the exons ATGCTCAATAATTCTCGACCTTGCCAACCTCAAAGCGCTGGTTTTTCCTTCGAAAACACTCGCAG GAATGCTGTGTTGGAAGGGAATTTGTCTGAGCTTGGTTACAGTTCTCCTAAGGCAAGGAAGACTGGAACCACCATCGCTGGCATAGTCTTCAAG GATGGGGTGATACTTGGAGCTGACACAAGAGCCACTGATGACATGGTGGTAGCTGACAAGAATTGCATGAAGATCCACTACATTGCACCTAACATTTA CTGTTGTGGAGCAGGTGTGGCTGCAGACGCAGAAGTCACCACTCAGATGATGTCATCCAATATGGAGCTGCACTCACTCAGCACAGGACGCCCTCCCCTTGTTGTCACGGTTACCCGACAACTGAAACAGATGCTCTTTAG GTACCAGGGACATATTGGCTCCTCTCTGATTGTTGGAGGTGTGGATGTGACTGGCGCTCACCTCTACAGCGTCTACCCACACGGATCCTACGACAAACTACCATTCCTTACCATGG GTTCAGGAGCAGGTGCAGCTATTTCAATATTTGAGGACAGATACAGACCAAACATGGAG CTGGACGAGGCTAAAAAGCTGGTGCGGGATGCCATTGCTGCTGGGATTTTCTGTGACCTGGGCTCTGGCAGCAACGTGGACCTGTGTGTCATCACCCAGGCAGGGGTTCAGTACCTTAGGGGCTATGACCAGCCTGTCCAGAAGGGGAAAAA aGAAGGACAGTACAAGTACAAGCCTGGCACCACTGCAGTTTTGACAAAGACTGTCACACCCCTGCCTCTGGATGTTGTTGATGAATCAATTCAGCTCATGGACACTCAGTGA
- the LOC139558686 gene encoding histone H3-like centromeric protein A — translation MPRRDPDSSSASRRKGATPKRRPPAPTAPASTSPAARLSRPSGPAPSMQKKRRFRPGTRALLEIRKYQKSTDLLLRKGPFARLVREVCQTYSRDFMRWQVYALLALQEAAEAFLVLLFSDAYLCTIHAKRVTLFPRDIQLARRIRGVDNL, via the exons ATGCCTCGTCGCGATCCTGACAGCTCTTCTGCAAGTCGGCGCAAGGGTGCAACACCCAAGCGTCGGCCTCCAGCCCCAACCGCGCCTGCTTCAACATCACCGGCAGCACGGCTGAGCAGACCATCAG GTCCAGCTCCCTCCATGCAAAAGAAGAGGAGGTTTCGCCCTGGCACCCGAGCTCTTTTGGAAATTCGCAAGTACCAGAAGAGCACTGACTTGCTTTTGCGCAAGGGACCGTTTGCGCGCCTG GTTCGGGAGGTGTGCCAGACGTATAGCAGGGACTTCATGAGATGGCAGGTGTATGCTCTTCTGGCATTGCAGGAG GCTGCAGAGGCTTTCCTCGTTTTACTGTTTTCCGACGCCTACCTGTGTACCATCCATGCCAAGCGTGTAACGCTGTTCCCCCGTGATATTCAGCTTGCCCGGCGAATTCGAGGAGTGGATAATCTCTGA